GTTCTTCGAATAAGAACCATCCGATCGGAATTTTAGGCGCACATCGTTGGAGCGAATCCTCCCTAGGATTCATGAATCGGAGGAGTCCCAGTTACCATACATGGAAACTACGCTCTCTATTGGTCTTTTGTCGAGGTCCCACAGGTAATGACCAATCACAGCTCCTTGCCGTTGTGTTTATGTCTGACAACTCGAACTTGAACGTGGATTTGttaagaaatatcataattaCATTTATGCCCCCGCTGGGGGACTTGTGCTCAAGGTATTGAGGTCATTTTAGGTATTTTACatgttaaataattaaaatttgtaaATCAATTCATAATAATGATTAATAATGGTTAAGCTGTGTTTTACAGTTGGGGGACATATATGCCACATTAAAGTTTGAAGTTTGCAAGGAAATATAATGTGCATTGGGTTTTAGGATAAAATCTATCACTTCATGTAATTGTTGTTTTATCATTCATGTATGGTTATCATATGCAAGCATGTACTGAGAAAAGTTTCCAAATTGATTTTGGATTGCAAGATATTAGTGGACTGTTGTTTTCCACCAATTAAGATTCATTTGgatttttaacttattttaaaggcttttatttatttatttttggcttTGTGAGTATGGATATGTTTGTCATCAGAGGAAGCACATGGAAAGATAAAGCATATGTTTAGTGTAGAGATTATATTCTATTCTTCAGGTAATCAAAAGACACATTCTTAGCTTCAATCtgcctcaaaagaaaagaaaggaaaagaaaaacaaaagaaaaaagaaaagaaacagtaCTGCAGTCACTTTGCTTAAAGCAAATAAGAGTGAGCTTGGCATCTAGGTTGCAAGCATGATCTTATCCATGTTACCAATGCTAACTTTGAATGACTCAGATCTCTAATTATGTTTGCATTTTATATGCAAATCTGTCATGAAAGAATCCATTTACTGCAAGCATCAAAGTGATGAAAAAAGTTGAAGGTGAAGAGACTCAGAGACTCATCAAGCATTTGATAACTTCATTGTTGTCCAAATTTTTTGCCCAATTTTTCTGATCAGTTGTTCTTCagttgcaaaaagaaaggaaatttGATGCTTCAAATGTTTCAAACATATGTACTTGTGAGTTTAACTTGATCTGAGGAGACAACTTAAATTGACTCATCATGGGTTATGACAGTAGCATGGTTCTTGGAATAAATGTGGTGCCTTTCTTTGGCTGCAAGAAGATGATATTATCAGTACTCATAACCTTGTTGTTATCTGAGATTTCTAGTCTCGAACAGGTCCCCTACTGAGAGAATTTAAGCTGCATAATTCTTGATCTCTACAATGAATTAGTTGGGAGAAGGAAGCATGGAGGAAGAACAATGCACCAGATAGAACTGAAGCTGCATAATTCTTGATTGTTCCTGGGTTACCTGACAGTAGCTATAATTGGGAAAAACAGAGGAAGAACTAATCTGCATGTGCATTTCTCTCAACATACTAATAAGACAAATATGCATCTACAGCTTCATTTATTGATACAGCCAGAATAGTCTTGTTGATGCTGATTGATACGAGCATGCAAGACAAGAGGTTGGACAAGTTGTAGAAGACCTTGTCATGATTGGGATATGAGCTTCCAACCCTTCATGAACACTCAATTTTCTTATCCCCATAAAATTAAAAGCAGTTCATTTGGAATTTGTTCAAGTATCAGCCAACAGTTTCTGGACTGCAGATTGAAAATTATAGGCACAATCCTATATTATGGGAGTGTTATATACAACCATTGATTCAGAGAGAAAAACttagcattatatatatatatgactattGTTAATGCATCAACTCTGACTTTGCAAAACTAAAGTTTGAGAGGTTGGAACAGTGTTTTCAAGGGGATGGACCGCAAAGTCAAGTCAAAGCATGGGCAAGGTTCATGTTCTATTATGACACTTTGGATAAGAGGTGGATCttgtgtgaatccaatggatgacTTTTGAGATGGTGAGAGGTTGCTTATCATCATAGACAACCATGAATtcctgagagaaaaaaaaaggggtgtCTTTGACAAGCTACTTTTCTCTTATTTGACTTCAGACTGCTATGACTATGTGATCTGAATGCTTCAAGCTTGTTGACTAAATATTGTCTTGTAGACCCAAATGCAAAATCTAAAGGTTCAGTGTCACTTTGACCTTTTCATCAAGAGTTTGACATTAAGTTTCCAAGATCCTCAACGTTTCAATCCTCTACTATCATCTTTATGATCCTAATGGTCAGTAAATTAGTTTTAGAAGCTGCATTTACTGCATGGCTTTGTTACAACCTGTTCTACATATCATATCAGGCAACTGAGAAGTGTGCAGAATATTTTCTGAGCTAACCTTCCCTATGAGAGACAAATCTTTCTACCAATAAAACTATGACACATAGGTTGAAAAGAGGAGGATATGTTTTGTTTCTGATACTCTGAATTAATATTCAATCAAGATGAATGCATGCATACTCTGACTTCTCCTTAAACATCAGAAATAATTCTGTCTTTTGTATCAGAAACAGAAAACATAGAGATGTTACACATATAGGAAATACCAGTAACATGGTTAAGAAGCAGAGACTGAGAATAAAGAGTCCATCTAAAGAATCACCAGATCATAAATGTAGAGTGAGAAGCAGCTGTAGCAGAGTGGCAAATCACAAATGCCCCAAGACCTCAAATCTCACATATTCTTCCTGTTGCAGTCGCATGCCACCACTGTGCTGGCTTTTCTATGTGCAAGCTTTTGTGGAGTTCTGCTTGTTTGCCTCTCCAAGGAGAGCATATGGCAACTGTTGGCCACCCAGCCGATGCTGAAACTGTTGGCCATCCTTTTCCTCCTCCCCACCTCAGTCTGCACAGATCTTATGGTCATGGAATGAGTTGACACAAGATCTTGTTCTTGTTTCTGTTGCTTGGATGGATTCAGAGTGAATCCAAATAAATTACCTTCATAGATTGCTCATCGGAAGAACAATTTCATTGCTTACCTTGCTTTCATCCCATGGTCTGGTCATCAATTAGTTCGATTAATTAGGTTTGTCGGATTAAGAACTGCCTCGAGCACTCCTGTACGGCTGCCTTGAAGCATATTCTTTACTCACCAATCCGCGTTGACCAGTTCGGCTTCTTCCCCAATACGAAACCCAATCTAGAAGTCAAAGAGATTTAATATGATGCATCTGCAGCGCGATGCTGATTACTGAGGGGATGATAAGGCAGAATCGAAAAAGCATCTGTAAAATACACAAGAAAGTGTTCAGAATTAaggatttttcttcttttctctaaCCTGAAATGAGCAATTAAACTGAGGAAAGTGATTATAGAGAAAGAACTCGTcttacagcagcagcagcagcagcagaaacagGAAACGATTCAGTAGAATTACACTGCCACGCTCAGTCGAtttgacagagagagagagagagagagagagagagagagagagaggaaagagactaatattttttcttcataatTCTCTGTACAGTGTacagttaaagaaaagaaaaaggaaaactaaCGGTGGAGATATGTGATCAGCGAAAATGGACGGATACGATGTTGTCTTCCATACTCTGTTTCTTTTCCTCTCTTCTGTCTATTCTCCGCCGGCGAAAGAACGAACAGAAGAAGTGGCATCAGCTGCCACCAGCTGCGGTGGCCGCGTTGTTACTTTTAGACAGCCATGGCGGTTGGAAGAAGTGGTCTCCCAACTCGCCGTCATCGCCGAAGAACGCCGCTGCCTCCGGCGTGGTATCGGACGTGGCGGCGGCTGCGGGGCCAGTAGATTCCTCCGCGCCGCCCCTGAAGAGCAGGTCGTCCTCGCCCATGACCTCCATGTCCTCCACCAGTAGCATTTCCTCGTCTTCGTCCACTTCCTCGTCCTCCCCGTCGTCGGCGTCAGCGTCGTCCCCGTCCTGTGGCGGGCGGCGCAGGAGCTCGTCCTCCATGGAGGCCGTGAGGGGGGTGTTGGGGGAGAGCCCCGCGGCGGTAGACGACGATGGGGGGCTGGAGGACGGGTTTCCGGGCGGAGGGCGACCGCCGCCGCCGTCTTCTTCTGCCGCGGCGGCGGGGGTTGTGGAAGGGAACTTGTGGCGGGTGCTGCCGGCGAGGGAGTTGCGGTGGGTGGGCACGGGGTGGTTGTGCTCGGCGGTGTAGGTGATGATGAACATGCCCGGGTCTGTCCGGCTGCGCTCCACCTGCTTGCGGGCGAGGCAGCCCTTGGAGCTGCTACACCTGTAGTATCCGCTGTTCCCCACACGAGGGAAGAAACAAGCACATAGTTAGCTCCTTTCTTGCTCATCTCGAGCCACAGAGGTAGAAAGGACGTCGATAAGCTTGGCTTACCGAGGATAAGGAGATCCCTTGATGGGTTTCTGGCCGTACTTCCGCCACGCCCACACGTCGGAGGAGAGCCCGGCGGCGGGGACGTGACACACCACCTTCTTCTGCTGGTTCTTCCTGGGATCACCCAACCAAATATCGATCTGAGCCG
This DNA window, taken from Musa acuminata AAA Group cultivar baxijiao chromosome BXJ3-7, Cavendish_Baxijiao_AAA, whole genome shotgun sequence, encodes the following:
- the LOC135643082 gene encoding WRKY transcription factor 22-like, translating into MADDDWDLGAVVRSCRPSGAAAAPRQPFSSFPPPTVQLEAGEEAEGVKDGSFVGFPDLFRSSDGLQELEELCKPFIPKVRQQPQQLARASPSSASPASAASAVALPRPHQPPPSRQHHRPAPQIARSKRRKNQQKKVVCHVPAAGLSSDVWAWRKYGQKPIKGSPYPRGYYRCSSSKGCLARKQVERSRTDPGMFIITYTAEHNHPVPTHRNSLAGSTRHKFPSTTPAAAAEEDGGGGRPPPGNPSSSPPSSSTAAGLSPNTPLTASMEDELLRRPPQDGDDADADDGEDEEVDEDEEMLLVEDMEVMGEDDLLFRGGAEESTGPAAAATSDTTPEAAAFFGDDGELGDHFFQPPWLSKSNNAATAAGGS